GGCCGTCAAGATCCCCGTGACCGAACTCCGCGTGACCTCCGGCAGGTGCTCAGGACCGCGGATGCCCGCGTCCAGGAGCCGGTGCGCTCCGGCGAAGGTGATGTACCCGCCTACCGTCCCCCCCAAGAGCGTGAGGATGGGGAGGAACGGAACGTGGGTGGGCGCGACCGCCCGCAGGAGCGCTTCGCCCAGGGGCGGCTTGGTGACCACGGCGACATAGAGGGTCAGGACCAACATGACGACCCCGAGCACCTTGGTGAAGTTGTCCATCGCCCGGCCCATCTCTGTGCGTGCTAATCGAAAAGTTTACCACCGTGCTAACCTAATTGTTGACCACCCCGGCATCGGATTCAGAGGTTCGTCAGTGTGAGACCCCCTCCTTCCGCAACCGCTGCTGGCTTTCGCGGAACCGGTAGGACTCGCCGTTGAAGAGCAGCACGTGGGACCGGTGGGTGAGCCGGTCGAGCAAGGCCGAGGTCAAGGCGGCGTCGCCAAAGACCTCGACCCAGCGCGAGAACTCCAGATTGGTCGTGATGAGCAGGCTGCCGCGCTCGTAGCGGTGTGCGCAGAACTGGAAGAGCAGCGGGCCTGCAGGTCCCAAGCCGAGGTATCCCAGTTCGTCAAGAATGACCAGGTCGAAGCGATCCCACCCCTTGAGGGCCTTGGGCAGGCGGGCCTCGTTGTGGGCCTGGAGCAGCTCTTGTCCCAGGGCCACGGCCGTGGTGAACCGGACCCGCCAGCCGGCATGGATGGCGGCCACGCCGAGGGCGATGGCCGTGTGGGTCTTCCCCGTCCCCGTCGGCCCGAGGCAAATCACGTTCTCCCGGTCCTTCACGAAGCTTGCGTCGGCGAGCTGGAGCACCCGGGCCTTCGGGAGGTCGGGAAGCGCCGTAAAGTCGAAGGAGTCCAGCGTTTTCAGAGCGGGGAAGCGAGCCAAGTGCAGCCGGCGCTGCAACCGGCTTTGCCGTCGTGACTCCACCTCGGCCGTCAGGCAGGCGGCCAGGTAGGCCAAGGGGTCCTGGCCGCTCTGGGCGGCGTCCCGGGCCAGTTCGCGGTACGCCTTGCGCAGCCCCGGGAGCCGTAACTCCCGGGCGTAGAGGTCGATGAGGGCTTCCTGCGTGGCCTTGGCGGCATTCACCGGCGATCCCCTCCCAGCAGCGCGTCATAGCGGGCCGGATCGGAAACCCGGACCCGAACGGCGGCCAACCGGTCTGGAACGGGCACGGGCTCGGGTGCCGGACGGGCCAGACGGTTGAGGATCAGCTGGCGAACGGCTTGGGCGTCAAGGAGCCCCTGGGTAGCGGCTTCTTCCAGCGCTTCGGTCACCACCGCGGCCGGGAACTCCCGGTGCAGGAGCAGGATCTGGGCGAACTCGCGATACCCGTCGGGACGCCGGCTGCACAGGAGGTGCTGAACCTGGGCATAGACCGGCGGCAACTTCGTCACGACGGCCAGGTGGGTGGCGGCCCGCGGCTTCCGGGCCAGGGCCGGGAGGTAATGGGCCAGCTCAAGGCTCGTCTCGCCACGGCCATAAGCCCGCCGATGGGTCGCCACCACACGCTCGCCGTCGGTGACCTCAATCCGGTCCGTATAGGCCCAAAGGGTGAGCGTGCGCCCCACCCACTCGCAAGGCACCGAGTACCGGTTCCGGTCAAAGGTCACGAGGCTCAGTTTGTTCACCGTCACGACGTGGGGCCGGGCGGCACGGAAGGGTCGGTCCGGCAGGGGCCGGAGCGCGGCGCGTTCCTGTTCCCAGGCCTCTCCCCGCCGCTGGCGCTCCCGTTCGCACCAGTCCAGCAGGTGGGCGTTCAGCGCCTCCCAGTCGGGAAAGTCGGGCACGGGGACCAGGGCGTTTCGCCGCACATACCCCACACCGTTCTCCACCGCCCCCTTCTCGTGGGCCTCGCCGGGCCGGCAGAAGGCGCTGTCGAATAGGTAATGGGCACGGAGGCTGGCGAAGAGGGTGTGCTCCTCCCGGGCCGGGCCGGCGAGGATCTTGATGACCGCCGTCTTGGGGTTGTCAAAGATGCACTCGTGGGGAACGCCGCCGAGCCAGGCAAAGGCCCGGCAGTGGCCTTCCAGGAAGGCCTCAAGCCGCTCCGTCGGCGACGCCCAGGCGAAGATCACGCCGCTAGCCCGCAGGCGCAGGACGAACAGGTGGGCGACGGTCCGGCGACCCCCAAGCACCACCACTGCTTCGCCCCAGTCGACCTGGGCCGTCTGGCCCCAGGCGGCCGTCAGCGGCAGGAACGGTTCGGGCTGCCGGCCGCGAACTTGGGCGACGAACCGCCGGACCGTGGACTCACCGCCTTGAAAGCCGTACTCCTCGACCAGCCGCTGGTAGATTCGACGGGCGGTGTGACGCTGCTTTCGCGGGGCTGTGGCGTCTTGTTCCAGCCACGTCAGGATGACGTCCCGGTAGGGGTCGAGCACGGGGCTGGGCCGTGGCGACGTGAGCCGGCAACGAGGCGGTTCCGCACTTGCCAGGGCTTTGCGAACCGTCTGGCGGGCCAGTCCGAGCTGCCGGCTGATCTTCCGGATGGACCAACCATCGACGAAGTGGCGCTTTCGGATAAACTCAATATCGACCATCCCGAGCACTCCTTCGGCCTCCTGTCTCTGGAAGGTCTGCACACCCTCCCAGCATACAGGGGCCAGGTCTCGGGGTGGTCAATTTTTCGGTTAGCACACCGGGCCATAGTGGGCAACTTTTCGGTTAGCATTCACACATCTCCTTGGATAAGAATAAGAAGATGTAGAAGGCGACCAGCGGCGAAAGTGGGACGGAATGTAAGGTCTTGCACCGGGTGAGAATGGCCACAATCAGCGCATCACGCTCGTGTCCAGAATACAGGCCCTGCTCCAAATCACGTGTCACTATCCGTTACCCGCCCCTTTACGGCCTCCAGGGAAACCCTTCTATCCATGCGGATCCGCTGCACGGGCTGGCACCAAGAAGGGCCATTTCATACCGACCTTGGCCTATGGCCTACAGGGCCAGGCCTGGCGGGCAGCTTCCTCCGCCTGCTGAGCGGCTACATCCACCAGTCCGGGAGCTACGAGTCCAGCCGCCACGGCGCCGATCACGCAGAACAGGAGTAGAGGGGCGAACCATGGTTGCTTCTCCGGAAATGCCGCGAAGGTCCCACCGGGGTTGGCGAGCATCCCCGCAAGCGCCCGCAGGACGGGCACGGCTTTGCTTTCGTCGCGGTTGTCCACCTGGACGTCCCCCCGTTGTTCGATGATCTGTACCAGTACTATTCCAGTAGAGTATTACAATTCCTGCCAAGAAAATGTGTGCTGGGCTCATGCTAACGCCTTTCTGGACGCCCGCCTTTCCTCGCTTGGAGCCGGTCGAACATTAAGAGCCACGGAGCTGTGCAGTCGGGCTCCAAGGGAGGAAACGCGAGTAAACTCAGAGAAAAGCGGCAACGGTTGTGTCTGTCTCACATCATCACCGGAACAGGTCGAAGGGGGTGATCACGTGGCTAATACATTGTACCTCAAACAGGTCGTGGAAGAAGTTGTACGGCAGCAGCTTGCCCAACAATTTGGTATACCGTTCAAATCCCGGACGCTCACTCTTGTGTCCGGTGGCGGTGACGTCCTAAACTGTCTGTAAACGCGAAGCGGTCTGGGCTACCATCGGTGGCGTCGGAAAACTCGCCCCAGCTGGGGCACACCGAGGAGGACCCAGACCTATGTCCAGGATACCACCCAGCCAGCAGTTGGCGGAGCTGGCCCGGCAGCTGGCCGCGCAGGCCCGGGAGGGTACTGAGGTCGAGGACCTGACCCATGCCCTCGTCCGCCTGGGCGCCCGCAAGCTCATCCAGGAGCTGCTGGAGGCAGAGGTCACGGAGCTTTTGGGGCGCGGACGCTACGAGCGGCGCGAGCCTGGCCAGGAAGGCGCCCGCAACGGCTACAAGCCGCGGACGCTGCGTTGCGCCGAGGGGCGGCTCGAGATCGACGTCCCCCAGGTGCGGGGCATGGAGGGACTGTGCCAGCCCACGCTGTGGAGGGCCCTCAAGCGGCGGACGGACGTGCTGGAGCGCCTGGTGGTGGAGATGTACGCCCGGGGCCTCTCTACCCGGGACATCGAGGATGCGCTGGCGGAGCTGGCGGGCAGCGAAGCGCCGCTTTTGAGCCGGTCCACCGTGAGCCGGATCACCGAGGCGCTCCACGAGGAGTTCGAGGCCTTTGCCCAGCGGGACCTGTCAGGCCTCGACGTGGTGTACCTGTTCGCCGACGCCATCTACGAGTCGCTGCGCCGGCAGGCGGGCTGCCGTGAGGGCATCCTGGTCACCTGGGCCATCTTGAGCGACGGCAGCAAGGTGCTGGTGCACCTGAGCCTGGGCAACAAGGAGCGCTACGAGGACTGGCTGGAGCACTTCCGGGATCTGGTGCGCCGGGGGCTGAAGACGCCGCTGACGGTGACGACGGACGGGGCGCCGGGGCTGATCCAGGCGGTGGAAGCCATGTGGCCGGAGGCGGAGCGCATCCGCTGCTGGGTGCACAAGATGCGGAACGTGCTGGACAAGGTGCCGGAGGAGGCGCGGCCCGTGCTCAAGCCCTACCTGGAGGCGATCCGGGACGCACCGGATATCGAGCAGGGCCGGCGGCTGGTGGCCGAGGTGGTGGAGCGGTTCGGGCGGGAGTATCCCTCGGCCATGCGGAGCCTGCAGGAGGACCTGGAAGCGAGCCTGGCGCACCTGCGGCTACCCGCCGCCCACCGCAAGCATGTCCGGACCACCAACCTGGTGGAGCGCAGCTTCGAGGAGGAGCGGCGGCGCGCCAAGGTGATCCCGCGGTTTCGGAGCGAGCGGGAGTGCCTGAAGCTAGTCTTCGCCGTGCTGTGGCGGGCGAGTGAGCGCTGGCGGCGGGTGCAGTTCAGCGAGCACGAACGAAAGCAGCTGGAGCGCTACATCGAGGAGCGGCAACGGCAAAGAGCGGCGCAGAAAGAGGTTTCACCCGCTGCCACCGTGGCATGACCCAGACCGCTTTTACAGACAGTTCGGGACTTGACCTCCGGTGGCAAGCACGAATTTGACGCGGTATCAGAGGACGAGAAGGTGGTAGCGTCGATTAAGTCCGCCTCTGGAAGGACGTCCAGCGGACTGCGTCCGGCCGGTAAGATAAACGCGGCTGTGGCAGAGCTGTACTATCTGACTCTCATCGAGGCTCCTACCCGCTTGCTTGTTCTGACGAACAAGGAGTTTTATGAAATCATGAAGAAGCACCTCGAAGGTAGGCTAGCGCCCGGTATCGACCTAATGTTCATTCCGCTCCCCAAGAACGTACAAGAACAAGTAGCTGCGACACAGGCGCTTGCCAGCCGCGAGGTGCAACCTACCCAACGGCGCGGTACGCTGAAACGGTAGGTAGCCGGCAGCACAGTAAGCGGTCGGATTGGCAGACAGGTAAGCTTCAAAGCACCTATTACCTGCATCGCCGCTGTTCGATGTACAATTCGAAGGAGAGCCAACAGCCTAATGGGCGATAGCCCGAACGATGGTACGATCGATTAGCGCTTATAATCGCACATCGTGTTGCAAGGAAAACCGGTTCGGTGGGATATCTGCCGCGTTGAAAGGTCTAAGTCGTATAGGCCCATGATCTCCATGACAGCCCCACCTTTCACCATGTACGGAGCTCTCACCTTGGAGTGAGGCCCTCCGTAAGTGCATCGCGCCCGTCTTCGAGTTAATTATCGCGGCAGCAACATCTGGAGATAGTTGATCGAGTTGAGCTGCTGCAGTTGTGGTCGCTAATAGTGACCAACATTGCTAGTATATGCGCTGGCTTCAATCTCCCATAGTGAATGGGCTTGCCGGCCTACAACAAGGCCGGCAAGCCTTACTCGAAGCTGCCCCTCAACCTATCCCACCAGCTCCCGCCGCAACGCCACCTTGTTGATCTTGCCAGCGCTGGTCAGCGGCAGTTGCTCAACGAAGATGAAGCGATCGGGGATCCAAAAGCGGGCGAGTCGCCCTTGTTCCACCGCCGCCGCTAGGTGAGCCCTGAGGGACTCTTCCAGGCCCGCCCTGGCCTCTTCCTTCGCCAGTACCCCGCGGGGCTGCACTACCGCCAGGGGCCGCTCTCCCCAGCGCTCGTCGGGCCGGGCGATGACGGCCACCGCGGCCACGTCGGGATGCTCCGAGATCAGCGCCTCCAGCACGCCGGTGGCGATCCACTCGCCGCCGCTCTTCACGGCGTCCTTCTTCCGGTCCACCACGTACAGGGTGCCGTCGGGGTTCATCACACCCAGGTCGCCGCTGCGGAACCAGCCGTCCTCGTAGACGCCGCGACTGCGCTCGGGATCCTTGTAGTAGCCGTCCGGCAGCCAGGGCGAGCGCACCAGCACCTCCCCGATGCTCTTCCCGT
The sequence above is drawn from the Thermaerobacter sp. FW80 genome and encodes:
- the istB gene encoding IS21-like element helper ATPase IstB, which produces MNAAKATQEALIDLYARELRLPGLRKAYRELARDAAQSGQDPLAYLAACLTAEVESRRQSRLQRRLHLARFPALKTLDSFDFTALPDLPKARVLQLADASFVKDRENVICLGPTGTGKTHTAIALGVAAIHAGWRVRFTTAVALGQELLQAHNEARLPKALKGWDRFDLVILDELGYLGLGPAGPLLFQFCAHRYERGSLLITTNLEFSRWVEVFGDAALTSALLDRLTHRSHVLLFNGESYRFRESQQRLRKEGVSH
- the istA gene encoding IS21 family transposase; this encodes MVDIEFIRKRHFVDGWSIRKISRQLGLARQTVRKALASAEPPRCRLTSPRPSPVLDPYRDVILTWLEQDATAPRKQRHTARRIYQRLVEEYGFQGGESTVRRFVAQVRGRQPEPFLPLTAAWGQTAQVDWGEAVVVLGGRRTVAHLFVLRLRASGVIFAWASPTERLEAFLEGHCRAFAWLGGVPHECIFDNPKTAVIKILAGPAREEHTLFASLRAHYLFDSAFCRPGEAHEKGAVENGVGYVRRNALVPVPDFPDWEALNAHLLDWCERERQRRGEAWEQERAALRPLPDRPFRAARPHVVTVNKLSLVTFDRNRYSVPCEWVGRTLTLWAYTDRIEVTDGERVVATHRRAYGRGETSLELAHYLPALARKPRAATHLAVVTKLPPVYAQVQHLLCSRRPDGYREFAQILLLHREFPAAVVTEALEEAATQGLLDAQAVRQLILNRLARPAPEPVPVPDRLAAVRVRVSDPARYDALLGGDRR
- a CDS encoding IS256 family transposase, with the protein product MSRIPPSQQLAELARQLAAQAREGTEVEDLTHALVRLGARKLIQELLEAEVTELLGRGRYERREPGQEGARNGYKPRTLRCAEGRLEIDVPQVRGMEGLCQPTLWRALKRRTDVLERLVVEMYARGLSTRDIEDALAELAGSEAPLLSRSTVSRITEALHEEFEAFAQRDLSGLDVVYLFADAIYESLRRQAGCREGILVTWAILSDGSKVLVHLSLGNKERYEDWLEHFRDLVRRGLKTPLTVTTDGAPGLIQAVEAMWPEAERIRCWVHKMRNVLDKVPEEARPVLKPYLEAIRDAPDIEQGRRLVAEVVERFGREYPSAMRSLQEDLEASLAHLRLPAAHRKHVRTTNLVERSFEEERRRAKVIPRFRSERECLKLVFAVLWRASERWRRVQFSEHERKQLERYIEERQRQRAAQKEVSPAATVA